The genomic segment TACTCAAAGCCTCCTCAATAGTCCCCCTAGCCACTATTTCATAAACCCTAGCCTCAACCTTACCCTCAGTCTGCCTAACCACGCGTCCAACCCTCTGAATCATTTGCCTAGGTGAGCCTGTTCCCGAAACCACTATGGCTACATCAGCATCAGGCACATCAATACCCTCATCCAACACAGTTGTAGTAACCAATACCTTAACGTTACCTAGCCTGAATCTCTCGAAGATTTCATCCCTATTACTGGTCTTAGAGGTTATTAATGCTACCTTAACCCCAATCTCCTTCTTCAATTCCTCGTAAATCTCCTCAGCTTGCTCAATGTACTGTGTGAACACTATTACCTTACTTCCCAATGAATACTCTAGTTTAGTTAATTGAACAGCCACTGGAATCTTAGCCTTAGCCTGAGCCGCAGTGTTCCTAAGCATTATTGCGTTATCCTCCCCAATGGACCTATACTCCTTAGTCTCATCCTCACTTAACTTAACGTAAATCCTGAAGTGCCTTATTGGGACAACTAGACCTGCATGAACCATATCTAGGTAGGTTGCCTTATGCACCACACCGCCACTGGTTAAGTATATTAATTCCTCATTACCATCCTTCCTAGTTGGCGTTGCTGATAAGGCCAACCTATAGGGTGCAGTTAACTTGAAGGCAACGTTCTTAAAGGTCTCAGCAGGAACATGATGGCATTCATCGAAAACCGCTAAGTCAAATCTATCCCTAATGTCACTTATGTACTTAACCGCTGAGTTATATATGGCTACGGTTATGTCCTTAATTTCATTAAAACCACCACCAAGTCTACCTGCCTCTACACCCAGCATTCTCCTAATCCTATCATACCACTGATTCATTAATTCCTCCGTAACCACTAGTATTATTGTGGGTACTTTAACTGTTGCAATGGCCTTTAATGCAATGAATGTTTTGCCACCACCCGTTGGGATAACTACAGTCCCCTTATAACCATTCTTAACCCACGCCTCTAAGGCATTCCTTTGAAAATCCAATAGGTTAACGTTATCCTTAGGCACTATGATTAACCTAGGCTTCCACTCAACCTCCTTAATCACATAGCCCAGTTTCCTCAGTAGCGACTCTATGGTTTGCTTTTCGAATACAGGGAACCTAATAACCCACTTA from the Caldivirga sp. genome contains:
- a CDS encoding DEAD/DEAH box helicase produces the protein MVEFKVNVNGVLIKRQWNWSTIVKVKDELKRMGFRWDSANTTWVGKISRINDLEKLRELLRLSAGEYELLIKPLLKASVKVPKVPEELKQCAMGNRVNVPCVAKLIMEDEYVEADSFEDYVTKLVGKAMDRLGVKDDNTVEEAVKILLNDHSLRETYGRRVEWRLAIVDNGKATLNFLAKGLLKSLREIRVPYNTVDKQGNLNRYEIPVIGKDDVYRDGDKWVIRFPVFEKQTIESLLRKLGYVIKEVEWKPRLIIVPKDNVNLLDFQRNALEAWVKNGYKGTVVIPTGGGKTFIALKAIATVKVPTIILVVTEELMNQWYDRIRRMLGVEAGRLGGGFNEIKDITVAIYNSAVKYISDIRDRFDLAVFDECHHVPAETFKNVAFKLTAPYRLALSATPTRKDGNEELIYLTSGGVVHKATYLDMVHAGLVVPIRHFRIYVKLSEDETKEYRSIGEDNAIMLRNTAAQAKAKIPVAVQLTKLEYSLGSKVIVFTQYIEQAEEIYEELKKEIGVKVALITSKTSNRDEIFERFRLGNVKVLVTTTVLDEGIDVPDADVAIVVSGTGSPRQMIQRVGRVVRQTEGKVEARVYEIVARGTIEEALSNERHPDDEVYEKECRKYDEKDLNLLLNRVKAIVGKLKEQGSMLRYVK